A window from Meiothermus sp. CFH 77666 encodes these proteins:
- a CDS encoding L28 family ribosomal protein, translated as MSKICEISGKRPTVAYSIITRGKAKREGGVGTKITGYTKHWQEPNIRKVTVNVAGQPITFRVAVSHVHKVYELVERSKGMKLEGLTAKQIKARLLSLL; from the coding sequence ATGTCGAAGATTTGCGAAATTAGCGGCAAGCGCCCCACGGTGGCCTACAGCATCATCACCCGTGGTAAGGCCAAGCGAGAAGGCGGGGTAGGCACCAAGATTACCGGCTACACCAAGCACTGGCAGGAGCCCAACATCCGCAAAGTGACCGTGAATGTGGCGGGACAGCCCATCACCTTCCGGGTAGCGGTGAGCCACGTACACAAGGTCTACGAGCTGGTTGAGCGCTCTAAGGGGATGAAGCTCGAGGGCCTCACCGCCAAGCAGATCAAAGCTCGGCTGTTGAGCCTGCTATAA
- the lspA gene encoding signal peptidase II → MNIATWLVPALLVADQAIKLVVLWAVGPRIFDPEVGAIFLANLFWIVDATFIKNTGAAFGIFQGGARILVWVSLVVGIGILIYLSMNHRRVSLLNQLAFSLIAAGALGNAVDRLGHGWVVDYVDINRTGLAILDNFPIWNLADSLVVIGVILLLLPQRRRRY, encoded by the coding sequence ATGAATATTGCCACCTGGCTGGTTCCTGCCCTGCTGGTCGCCGACCAGGCCATCAAACTGGTGGTGCTGTGGGCGGTGGGCCCTCGCATCTTTGATCCTGAGGTAGGCGCTATTTTCCTGGCCAATTTGTTCTGGATTGTAGACGCCACCTTTATCAAAAACACCGGCGCGGCTTTTGGCATTTTCCAGGGGGGCGCCCGCATTCTGGTCTGGGTGAGCCTCGTGGTAGGTATCGGGATTCTAATCTACCTGAGCATGAACCACCGCCGGGTTTCGCTCCTGAACCAGCTTGCCTTTTCCCTGATTGCCGCAGGCGCCCTCGGCAACGCGGTGGATCGGCTGGGCCACGGCTGGGTGGTGGACTATGTGGATATCAACCGCACCGGGCTGGCCATCCTGGACAACTTTCCCATCTGGAACCTGGCCGATAGCCTGGTGGTCATCGGGGTCATTCTTTTATTACTGCCCCAGCGCAGGCGGCGGTACTGA
- a CDS encoding pyridoxal phosphate-dependent aminotransferase, with translation MRGLSKRVKTMKPSSTVAVNAKALELRRQGVDLIAMTAGEPDFDTPQFVKDAAARAMAAGKTKYAPPAGIPELREAISAKFKRENGLEIPPDQTVVTVGGKQALFNLFQAILDPGDEVIVIGPYWVSYPEMARFAEGVPVEVNTGPESGFIPDPAEVEHKITPRTKAIVLNSPGNPTGAVYPKEVLVAIAELANKHDLYIVSDEIYEHLIYEGEHFSPAHVAPDRTITINGAAKAYAMTGWRIGYAGGPKDVIKGIIDVSSQSTTSPDTIAQWAMVEALNNVEEAQKFISMAREAYRARRSIIVDGLNALGLPTPRVNGAFYVLSDVSKIDPDENQAALKLLNEARVAVVPGTDFAAPHHVRFSYATSEANIRKALERIASIL, from the coding sequence ATGCGAGGCCTGTCCAAGCGCGTCAAAACCATGAAGCCCTCCTCCACGGTGGCGGTGAATGCCAAAGCCCTCGAGCTGCGTCGTCAGGGGGTAGACCTGATCGCCATGACTGCCGGCGAGCCCGATTTCGATACCCCGCAGTTCGTCAAGGACGCTGCGGCCAGGGCCATGGCTGCGGGTAAAACCAAATACGCCCCGCCTGCGGGCATCCCCGAGCTGCGCGAAGCCATCAGTGCCAAGTTCAAGCGCGAAAACGGCCTCGAGATTCCCCCCGACCAGACCGTGGTAACGGTAGGCGGCAAGCAGGCCCTCTTCAACCTCTTTCAGGCCATCCTCGACCCGGGCGACGAAGTGATTGTGATTGGGCCGTACTGGGTCAGCTATCCCGAAATGGCCCGTTTTGCCGAAGGGGTGCCGGTGGAGGTCAACACCGGCCCCGAGTCGGGCTTCATCCCCGACCCCGCCGAGGTCGAACACAAGATTACCCCCCGCACCAAGGCCATTGTGCTCAACTCGCCCGGCAACCCCACCGGAGCGGTCTACCCCAAAGAGGTGCTGGTAGCCATTGCCGAACTGGCCAACAAACACGACCTTTATATTGTTTCCGACGAAATCTACGAGCACCTTATTTACGAAGGTGAACACTTCTCGCCCGCCCACGTGGCCCCCGACCGCACCATCACCATCAACGGTGCAGCCAAAGCCTACGCCATGACCGGCTGGCGCATCGGCTATGCCGGTGGCCCCAAAGACGTCATCAAGGGCATTATTGACGTTTCCAGCCAGTCCACCACCAGCCCCGACACCATCGCCCAGTGGGCCATGGTCGAGGCCCTGAACAACGTGGAGGAGGCGCAAAAATTCATCTCTATGGCCCGCGAGGCCTACCGTGCAAGGCGGAGCATCATTGTGGACGGTCTGAACGCCCTGGGCCTGCCCACGCCCAGGGTCAACGGCGCTTTTTACGTGCTCTCCGATGTGTCCAAAATTGACCCCGATGAGAACCAGGCCGCCCTCAAGCTGCTCAACGAAGCCCGGGTGGCGGTGGTGCCCGGCACCGACTTCGCGGCCCCCCACCACGTGCGCTTCAGCTACGCCACCAGCGAGGCCAACATCCGCAAGGCCCTGGAGCGTATCGCCTCGATTCTCTGA
- a CDS encoding DUF402 domain-containing protein yields the protein MDYQIGQMVRVEFWKYPADTLHYWWEAQVCEQREDAVLVHMPCGFTFHHESKNRVLRVDHQAYVAFFVGRWYSGGPDLDAEGKVLEYYWNIQTPPRFEQGRIWQYDLEIDVKCRADHHCQTFDLEEFAAKAPHYPAEWVEQATGAVEQVQRHMRRRQWPVLPPGPGRSWLERV from the coding sequence ATGGATTACCAGATAGGCCAGATGGTGCGCGTGGAGTTCTGGAAATACCCTGCCGATACCCTGCACTACTGGTGGGAGGCCCAGGTGTGCGAACAGCGAGAAGATGCCGTCCTGGTTCACATGCCCTGTGGCTTTACCTTTCACCACGAGAGCAAAAACCGGGTGCTGCGGGTGGATCACCAGGCCTATGTGGCCTTTTTTGTGGGGCGCTGGTACTCGGGGGGGCCCGACCTGGACGCCGAGGGAAAGGTGCTGGAATACTACTGGAATATCCAGACCCCCCCACGTTTCGAGCAGGGCCGCATCTGGCAGTACGACCTGGAAATAGACGTCAAGTGCCGGGCCGACCACCACTGCCAGACCTTCGACCTCGAGGAGTTCGCCGCCAAGGCACCGCACTATCCCGCCGAATGGGTAGAGCAGGCTACCGGCGCGGTGGAGCAGGTGCAGCGCCACATGCGAAGGCGGCAGTGGCCGGTGTTGCCGCCGGGGCCGGGGAGATCCTGGCTCGAGCGGGTGTAG